The following proteins are co-located in the Synchiropus splendidus isolate RoL2022-P1 chromosome 14, RoL_Sspl_1.0, whole genome shotgun sequence genome:
- the setd6 gene encoding N-lysine methyltransferase setd6, with product MCPLKGAEFTVVVAVPHPGQQAAAMSPTAEEGDGVRSSGRVFVHMAAKAKRLKLEDGPEPLRDFLRWCDTAGLLLSRKVRVSRVSTVSQYGMLAEEDIEAGEVLFSVPRSALLHQGSSRVAPLLAREEGALRSRSGWVPLLLALLHEFTCPDSFWRPYFHLWPDLSATDQPMFWSSEERERLLRGTGLVELVQTDLQHIQQEYLQVALPFMSKHPELWDPDTHTLELYTRLVAFVMAYSFQEPQQREDEDDDDDDDDDDEEDEARQLQSPPMMVPVADLLNHVADHNASLQFSPESLDMVSVRCISAGQEVFNTYGDKSNCELLLMYGFAEPFPGNKNDTAEVPVSTLYQVAVEAARCDSERHLLELKLEVLPEVLQEPVLVFTREGCATEQELRAALKVLCMSEDQFKVGRESGWDHLDDDSDALDSMEAFRGLMPEWKTLLRSAARRTLATYRGSSAACSLEQDEDLLLVQDPQALAALSRRQQVALHVRHGQKRILTRLMDLCQS from the exons atgTGCCCATTGAAAGGTGCAGAGTtcactgttgttgttgcagtGCCGCATCCAGGCCAGCAGGCGGCGGCGATGAGCCCCACAGCAGAAGAAGGCGACGGCGTGCGCTCGTCCGGCCGAGTTTTCGTGCACATGGCTGCCAAAGCGAAGCGACTGAAG TTGGAGGACGGGCCGGAGCCGCTGCGGGACTTCCTGCGCTGGTGCGACACGGCCGGACTGCTGCTCAGCAGGAAG GTGCGCGTGAGCCGAGTCAGCACGGTGTCGCAGTACGGGATGTTGGCGGAGGAGGACATCGAGGCGGGAGAGGTGCTGTTCAGCGTCCCCCGCAGCGCGCTCCTGCACCAGGGCAGCAGCAGGGTGGCGCCGCTGCTGGCGCGAG AGGAGGGCGCTCTGCGCAGCCGCTCCGGCTGGGTGCCTCTGCTCCTGGCTCTGCTGCACGAGTTCACCTGCCCCGACTCCTTCTGGAGGCCCTACTTCCACCTGTGGCCCGACCTGAGCGCCACAGATCAGCCCATGTTCTG gtccagtgaggagagggaGCGGCTGCTCCGGGGAACCGGGCTGGTGGAGCTGGTCCAAACGGACCTGCAGCACATTCAGCAGGAGtacctgcaggtggcgctcccGTTCATGAGCAAACACCCGGAGCTGTGGGACCCGGACACGCACACGCTGGAGCTCTACACCCGCCTGGTGGCCTTCGTCATGGCCTACAG CTTCCAGGAGCCACAGCAGcgggaggatgaggatgacgacgacgacgatgatgatgatgatgaagaggacgaAGCCCGGCAGCTCCAGAGTCCCCCGATGATGGTGCCTGTGGCCGACCTGCTCAACCATGTGGCGGATCACAACGCCAGCCTGCAGTTCAGTCCT GAGAGCCTGGACATGGTGTCGGTGCGCTGCATCTCTGCAGGCCAGGAAGTCTTCAACACATACGGGGACAAGTCCAACTGCGAGCTGCTGCTCATGTATGGCTTCGCTGAGCCGTTTCCTGGCAACAAGAACGACACCGCTGAAGTGCCCGTGAGCACGCTGTACCAGGTGGCTGTCGAAG CGGCCCGCTGCGActcagagcgccacctgctggagctgaagTTGGAAGTCCTTCCGGAGGTTCTGCAGGAGCCAGTGCTGGTGTTCACCAGAGAAGGCTGCGCCACCGAGCAGGAGCTCCGAGCGGCTCTGAAG GTCCTGTGCATGTCCGAGGACCAGTTCAAGGTCGGCCGAGAGTCAGGCTGGGACCATCTGGACGACGACTCAGACGCGCTGGACTCGATGGAGGCGTTTCGCGGCCTGATGCCCGAGTGGAAGACGTTGCTCCGGAGCGCGGCCCGCCGGACTCTGGCCACCTACAGGGGCTCGAGTGCTGCCTGCAGTCTGGAGCAGGATGAAGACCTGCTCCTGGTGCAGGACCCGCAGGCGCTCGCAGCACTGAGCCGcaggcagcaggtggcgctgcatGTTCGCCACGGGCAGAAGAGGATTCTGACGAGGCTGATGGACCTGTGCCAGTCCTGA